The nucleotide sequence AATTCTAGACTTCTTGagaatattggcaaaaaagcaaagcttgatagtttgaaaaaaaagagaaaaaaatctttagtcattttattaaaaagtaaaatttttttcaaaacacaaaaagacaatgttggcaaaaaacatcaattttctgaattattggcaaaagaTTACATTTTTTCGCAGTGTCTTTTTTCGAACAGTAAgaccctttttttttacattttttaagtaaaaaaatcgacactctttggtttatttttggcaattatattattataagtaaaaaaaacgaaacttttcaattgctaaaaagtcagaatttttggaaatttttcgacagAAAGCAAACTTttggacatttaaaaaaaagtatcgataagtatttgaaatttgttgcaaaaaaaaaacgattgaatttgtgacattttttttttaaattttgaacaaaaagcaagatttacagtttcattaaaaaaatttcttttgatttttttttttgttttttgtaaaatagtgagacttttgggtgatttttcttttgaaattagaaCAATTAAAGCTCAAAAACTAACATTTCTGAATCAAAACGAAACTCTGACAATTGTGACAGaaagtgaagttttttttctgtttttgacagaaaacgaaAATTCGGCAATTTTAACACAGGGTAGGGCTTTGTAACCGTAACACTAAAAATGTGGTGcgaacagttgaaaaaaacaatcagtttttgacagaaaacgaaAATTCGGCAATTTTAACACAGGGTAGGGCTTTGTAACCGTAACACTAAAAATGTGGTGcgaacagttgaaaaaaacaatcaagtacaaattattcacttattgATTGATATTAAtagaattttttccccttcaagaTCTATTATAAagaaatgaaagtttttgaaaataggtaggtacatacaaaaaaagaaaaaagaaaaaggtaatttcagtaaccaaaatttacttttagtaactttagtaactcaGTTACTCGAAAAATAATCCCATTGCGAGCCCTGTGTTTACAAACGATGAAGCTACGTAATGTTAAATATAAATCATATCTAATGGATTACGTTTGATGGattacatttgaaatttgataggCCATAATTTTGTTCCTTCGATTTGTTGGATCAGCAAACCAATCACACTTAGAGTTGTGTATTATTGAACATCGTAAATTACTCGAAACCATCAACGAAATATCCTGTCTCATGTCATTTTACGAGCTGGGAAGTTTACAAAACCTAAAATGCTAAACAATCTCCGCTAATCAAATAAACTGCAGCCTGCAGCTGGGTACCTATTCATTCCTggagagaaatttttgaattgcaaATAGTCTCCAAGTATTCATCTCTTTcatctctctaaaaaaaaaaaaaaaaaaaaaaaaaaaacgaatttcatcTCCACGAagaccttttttcattttagggcTACATAAAATAGGCTTCGcaaaaaaatctgagaaaaaaaacgtaaaaatttaaCAAGGTTATACATTTCTCTTCAATCTGCTCATcgttataagttgataaaaattatgtttttaacgATCGTGTTACACGTTCAGGCGAAGATGATACTGTATTAACATATcgagtaaacatttttttggagacgTCTCAAGGAGCTAGGAGGAAATTGGGGTCGATTTTCAAAGGCAAGCAGGAAAATGAAACTGTACACGGTGCCGGTTAAATATCGGCTAATGGGTCGGTGGGTGCGATGAGCAGGATATATGTACGAGAAAGGAACGCGCGAAACTAGAGTGAAAATATTTCACTATACCTATGTATAGAAAATGTCAGCaggattttgaacaaatgtAAAAAGCTCGTCGCTAACGTTGGTTTGAAAATTCCGCATTCGCGatgctaaaaaattaataaaaatgtatcGTCCGATGTTATACTTGTATTTCTTTGGCTCTGGCACGATTATATAAAATTCGCATTTTGCCGCATTATTTCACTCGCTTAGTCGGTTATGCGACATGTTGTTTCATCGTATcggtgttaatagaattgcatatcCGTATGCCCGGTTTCTAAGCGTTATTCGTATTTTATAACCATGGTGTGAATAAAGTTGCCTACTCGGATCGAGAATCTGGCGTTATGTAGCATATTTTAACGTTCGGTTTCGATGCATATTTTACAGGATGAACGCCGAAAATGGTTGATTTCGAGTACTTTCCAGTCCGAAGATAACACGTTATGGAAAttcgaacaaaattgaaaaataaattaaaatgaacgCCAATACGACGAATCGTAAATACGGTGACATTAATCGGAACACGTCATGGAAGTAttgcagcaacaacaacaataataatattaacaataataataataatttatcgaCCGTAAACAACAATACTCTACTCTCGGCTAACGAGCAGAGTGAAATAATTCGATTTTACGATGAAGGAAAAGTTCTCATCACAGGCAGTACCGGATTCATCGGTAAAGCTTTGACTGAAAAGTTGCTCAGGACTTGCGTCACCGTATCCACCATATATTTATTAATAAGGCCGAAGAAAGGTCAAAGCTGCGAAGAAAGATGTAACGATTTGCTACAGAATCCTGTTAGtagtggtatttttttgttgtattaATATTATGAAATCCGAACCGTATTATTAAAGTAGGTATTCGTATAGGTTATATTTAGCTCATCGTTGTGTTTATTGTTCAGGTCTTTGATCGTATTCGAGCCGAAGAATGTTCCGAAAAAATACTTTCCAAGGTCGTTTGCATCGCTGGAGATGTAACCGAACCAGATTTAGGAATGTCCGAAGAGAATAAGAATAAGCTTTTGGAAGAAGTGACCATAGTGTTTCATTCGGCAGCTACAGTCAAGTTCAACGAAAGCTTAGATACTGCGGTAACGCTCAATACTTTGGGCACCCAAAGGGTGTTACTGTTTtgtaaacaaatgaaaaatttaaaagtaagtTACCTCTTTAAGTAAGTATAGCAGCGAATGAAAGGAATAATCCAAAGAAgatgtacatataggtatattAAACTAATCTCGATTACGTTTCAATGTTTGTATAGGCTTTAATTCATGTTTCTACCGCTTACTCGAATGCTGACAAAGAGGAAATTTCAGAAACAGTGTATCCGATTCCGgtgaatatttttggtgaaattaaaCCCAACGAAATGCTATCAgaagaattactcaaaaaaattggacgTAAATTACAAAGAAAGCATCCTAATACTTATACGGTTACGAAAGCTATGGCTGAATGGGTCGTCGCAGAATACTCAGATGATATCGCCGCTGCCATTGTTAGACCGAGTATAGGTAAATAATCGATGATGCTGTGAAACGTGGAATAACGTGAAGTCTACAGTTCAAGCTGGTGAAAAGTGTTTTAGTCGCAGTTAGCTTGCGTTTTTACgtctaaaaaaattcagtttgctTCTGGTAGATAACACTAACGGGTCTAAAATGTAAGAAAATTAGATTTTAGTAGATAGGAGGGGATGGGGCTAAAAATCTCTTTACTGGACTTTTAAGTAAGGCAGTAGGTATTTAAAGAACACTAATTTTTTTCGGTGCAACAATTTGGAAATTGTCGAGTATGATCAACAAGGACGAACCAAAGTAGTTTCTTTGGGGGAGGGgcaaaatcgctaaaaatgtcaactcttgttaccaaaattttcaacttcatctactaaaattttacagattttttttttgcaaaaacgtgttaaaaaaacaaagcaaacgtgttttttttgttttaaaacagttttttttcttgtttaagACGTGTTTTATATAAACACAAATTTATTTGTTATggatttagtttttcaaatatccgTTATCtagtcatcaatttttaagatgtggCGTCATAATAAAACAGCTATGAGGctaagaaatattaaaaaatcgaaatcaaaacacaaaatttgtctaaaaaaaagtagtaaaagaaaaatgaaaatctgaaaatacagTTCATTCAATTCCACttctttttcaacaagaaactgaaaaaacgtgttttttaaaaggaaattagagttgaaaaaagttgaaaaaaaaatacgtttaaaacttttttttttggttttgtttttttaatcgttattgaatgaactgtatttttagattttcattttttttcctgcacttttttttggtgttttgatttcaatttttttataattcttgAACCTTATAGTTACTCTATAACGTcacttcttaaaaattgatgactggataacaaatacgagtatttgaaaaactgaatccaaaatatatgaatttgtgtttaaattaaaacacatttcaagcacataattttaaaaaagaaaaaaaaactgttttattacaaaacaaaacaatttgaacaaaaaaaaaaacgttttttgttttattatttttttaaacacgtttttgtacaaccctggaaacattttgaatttttggaaaagacaAAACGAATTGGTTCAAgctaagcgagggcaaaaacttgaaaattccaatttcaaaaaattaaaaaattaggtagattTTATATTGCGAGGATTTTAGTCTATGCACtttcttggcttcaaaattttgaaatttgatttttgtgttttttttttcaattccaagttaattttgaaacacaaaagCGAACAGGCTCGAGGGGATCTAGGGCAGAAGCATTTCAAAATTCGtactttgaaaagtaaaaaaacaaatatttcttATGAGAGGAATTTAGTCCATCttttttttagcttcaaaacTTTAGAccttgaatgatttttgttttggaaattgtaATTGTGACTTGTGAGACAGAAAAACAAACAgtcctgagcgaagcgagggttaGAGCTGTAGAAAATTCCATctttgagaggtataaaaaaaattattttctgtgcTTCCTGAAAGGGgttattctaataatttttggattcaaaattttagaatttaaattttggtttttgtttaaaaattttaattctgaaactAAAAATCAAACAGGCCTGAGCgatgcgagggcaaaagctttttcgattttcgaaaagtaaaaaaacgacatttttaatgtgagtttattttttgttaaatatttttttgaatctgaatggaagttttttttttaaatttcaatttcgaacgAGATTACgtagccaatttttaaaaataagaagtcttcaattttttgaattcagtcaatttttaaacttttttgaaacgtttgtacaattttgcataattttgtcaaaaatcataaaatatgcCAAcgtttagtcaatttttcaattttttaaaaacaatttcacttgagttgaaaaaatgataaaatttgcaaattttttttgtaaatttttcaattttttgaaaagttttactcAGGttgtataaattataaaattcgccaattttttaattttttgaaaaattttacacgaattgtgaaaattataagtataaaatttcctgttttttgTAGGGTATTTTCAAGCAATTCTAAGCAGTTGGAAATTCTCATAAACTTCAATTTAATGATTTAGGtattgtgttaattttttcaattgttttgttTGTATTTGCTGTCCAGAAGTTGGTAAATGTCAACTTTGCCAACTTCCACCAAAAAAgacgaatttgacaatttttccaactttctaaATGTCCATTGCCCAGCGAGGGCAAGCTGTTCCCTTCCCCCCCTTTGGTTTTATTCTAAATGGTCGGGAATACGTCGCGTCGTTTAACTTgacttttaattttatttgaagttCTGTAAATCGTAATCAAATAACAAAGTGAAAGAGTgatcattgaattttttgattattgtcttattataggtacatatgataTTAAATAATATGTATACATAGGTACTAGAATAAATTAGTGCCAggaacaaaaatattgaaatgttttttgagcattttaaaagaattctgaGTCGAAAATTGggtctgatttttgaaatttttgaaaaagtgtaatgcaacttatcaaaataagttgaaatttcccgaaaaaattaaatatttccacaaaaatgtttcttgattatttttgagatttatGCTCCTACAAGAATGTTCCTTGAAAACATGTCTACAATTTCGGTTCTAACAAAATTTTCTCTTGAGGCATCAGTTTTccttcaaattcgaaaaatctttctcgaaaaatcactaaaattcttgctttttcgGTTTTTacgaaaagtaggtacattagaAATAGagcaaaatttatcaaaataaaaagtgTTCAGAACAAAATTATTCTTTGAAAGAGGCgtataccaaaaaattttctccccccccccccaaaaaataaaaatacaaaaactgttccaatcaaaaaaatatttaaataagaGTTATTTTTTAGAGCCCAATTCTAAGAGATGTTGAAGAAATGTAATGGGTAGATTATAACAATGGACTTTCTATCATGTGACGCATTTCGATCAGTTGTACAATACTTTTTCATAactattcgaaaaatttattcaattttagaCTCATACTACTTTCAACCTTGTTCAAAAAAGGtattatagaaatttttaattttctgctgAGATTTAGTACCATATTAATAAGCCGCATTACATTATTTCGAAGATAGCTGACGTTATTATTCAAacacatttccaaaaatcccaaaaatcatgactcaatcataggctcaaaattattcaaaaattctcaaaaaacaatttcatggaattatttaattttttcgtgaaattttaacccattttgataagttgcattacactttttcaaaaattccaaaaatcatgaccccaTTTtacgctcaaaatttttcaaaaatgctcaaaaaaacattttcgtggaGATACTcgaatttctcacaaaattttaacatattttgataggtcacaataTCCCTTTTGGATAATTCTACAACGGTTCATTTTTCTACTCGAAAAATTGAAGGGGGCATATGCCCCTCTATCGTGACTTCAAAATTCCACTACTCCGTATTTTTCTAGccatttttcggaaattttgggTTAATGGGAATGGAACAAACTCCTTTATTATtataaatatgatttttttttttgcgtcgCCGACTTAATGATGATGTAAGTAACCATTTTTGTggtgaatttacccaaaaatcacACTTAAGGGGCACTAGCACCCCATTGTATGACTAGAAATCTGAAGTTTTTGCTTCTaggccattttaaaaattaggagatttttagccccctcccccaACTATGGCACTACGAACATTTGGAATACCTACgcattttctgacattttagaCCCATATCTAGCAAAagcaaactgaattttttgggtCGCAAAAATGCAAGCAAACTTGACACTTTTTGCTGGTTGGACTACAGACTATGCATATTTATTGCTTTGTTGATTAATCCTCATTTAAATAATTCCAACAGTGACAGCAGCCTGGCGAGAACCTTTCGAAGGATGGGTCGACAACGTCAGCGGTATTACCGGTATAATGATGGAAATTGGAAGAGGAACTATACGTAGTATTATATGTGATCAACGATTAGTAGTGGACGTAATTCCAGTAGACTTCGTAATAAATACTTTGATTGCTGCTGCCTGGCATACTGCTACTTTCAGGTTAGCCTATCAATCATTTAAACCagatttgggaaattttgtcactaaatatgaaataattgttattttttgtattataaatatTACAGGACAAACGCAATAAAAGTGTACAACTGTACGTCAGGTACATTGAATCCTCTAAGTTGGGAAGAACTAGGAGCTCTGACTCAACGCCATTCGTTATCTGTGCCATCGAAATATATCCAGTGGTATCCAGGATTTGCATTTCGTACAAATCGTTTCATACATTTACTCAGTGAAATGATGTTTCACTTTTTCCCCGCTTTCTTACTGGATACAGTTTTACGCTTAAGTGGATCTAAACCAATGTAAGCTAATTCGATTTAACATATCCCACGAGCCCTGTAATATTTCTAAACTAACACTGATTCGAATTCTTCTTCTTTACTAGGATGTTGAAAATCTACAATAGATTTAAATTAGCTGCCAAAACGGGCGAATTTTTCGCTCTCCATCAATGGAACTTCGCCAATGGAAATGTACAAATTCTTCAACAGGAAATGCTCAGCGTTGTCGATCAAGATATTTTCAACGTCGATATTTCAACGTTAAACTGGGACGTGTATATTAAAAACTACATGCTAGGTATTCGTAAATACGTGCTCAAAGATCCTGTCGAAACAATACCAAGTGCCAAGAAGAAATTACAAAGGTAGGTATAACTACATACAAGTAGgcaaatacttacttacttataccaACTCTTACAAACGACAGTACCTAATGgttgattttgaaatgattttcaggTTGTATTGGGCGCATAAAGTTCTGCAAGTCATGACAGGAATTGTTCTTCTTAAACttttaagaaattaaattttcaatttcattctgattttcaatataattgtagagaatttgtaatcatttttatttatttcacgTGCGAAGCGAGTTCTAAGAGGACCTGGCAGGACGAGCCctcatatttttgattcagttttGTAGCTCAGTGTGGCCAGCCCCGGCCATGTCAgggcagaaaaaatttcctataatttttattctcatccccccccccacctatacagcaataaaaaaattagcgacATTTCGTACTTGAAGTTATCTTTATGAGAATCTTGGCTTTACCCCTCTTTCACTAGGGTCTGAAATTTGTCACGAAACATTTATCTTATCAAAGTACTGAACACTTCTTCAGTGTTttggaagatgaaaaaaaatcaattaatgaaaattgacaaaatttcaaatttttcatcttatcTGCAACTTTTTAACCCTCAATTCACATCTCAAcagtggtcttggatttcgaTCTCTGAAACACAAATCTCAtgtttttaggaaaaattacaaaaaacgtTTGAGCTCACCTAGCGCACCCCCCTCACACCTttgattgggggagggggtgaaatggAACTGAACCAGgagcgaaattcaaaaaatttcaagaacaaaACCAGAACCAAATGGGAATGAAAATTATGGGGTTTTAACGTCGCaatctcacaaaatttttgacctgTAATAATGGTTTTGCAAGATCATAGTGTGAACAACAGTTGTTTTTGCAGAGATTTCACAAGTAAGTACATTAATAATTAAACTAGAAAATTATTACAAGAGATGGTAAATGAGCACTGTTTGGGGCGATTCAAATCGTCGGATTTTAATTGCGATTCCCGAAGACAAAAGAATCACGAAATGCAGGAATCCAATTTCACCATGTGTTATTCTAATTACGAGTAAGACATGTTAAAACAGTACAATACAAAGTTTTCAACTGCTTTTAGCAATGCATTTTAGAGTTtgtgattgatgacatttctaTATAGGTCGGTTGATGTGTGGACATATCACGAATCTGTAATTGAGGGATTCCATGAAAAAGGggcctttgtttttttttttggttttaaaaaaaattaatttcaccataATTATccagtgatattgaagtgttcttccatgaaaaaaaaaacgaattggaaaatatttccttgcagaaaaaaatttcaagtctatttgaacatgtaaaaattggtttaaaaaaatgactaaggcccctCTTCTATTTAACCCCTCAATTCCATGCAGTGAAAGAATCACACGATGGAAAAATCTGATTCCCTGTGCCAAGCagcaacaaacaaaaaaataaaacatgtaAAACAATCGTGTAGTTAAGGCAATTGCTCAttccatttcaaatttatttgttAAATCCcgaagttaaaaaaaaaaaaaatagtatttggGAATTGCAGACAATCGAGAACTGCAAAAGAATTGGATTCAGAACCTGATCCTGATTTGCTTTGCAAAAGAATTGAGACCAGACAATCACAAAATTCTGGTAAGTATAAGAACCAAAATTGACTAGAACAATAAGGAAGAATCAAGGAATTACCCTGACTCTGTAAATGACATGAAATGGACCATACATTATACTTTTTGGCATGTATGTGAAAGAACAGGGTGTCCaatcatttctggaaatgattttccccgACTTTTCCCGGTTTTCCACACCAATTTCTCCTATTTTCCAGCTTTACACATGCGATCAGATaagtgggagggagggagggggcgGTTCAAATATATTCTTACATCATCAGTGCCCAACAACCAACATGTTGAGTAGTGCTGAGAGGCATGAGGCTTCGTGATCGGTGGTTGGAGAAAAACCGAAAGCTGCAGAGTGCTCCCCCAGAGGGAGCAGGTGCCTAGAACAAGGGTCATACCACTGGGACCATATGAGAACAACCATACGTTAGAAGATGTAAACTCGAGACTTCTAGTGGCGAGGTCGTTCTTTGATCATACAAAAAAGCCAACTCTCAAGGATAATCCAATCAGCTCCCAGTCCATCCTGGGGAAGTACTAAGTACTTCACCAATATCGAATATCAAAATGTGGCGTGTAAGATAGTTGATAGGGCCATGGAACATCTTGTTGTATCCAACAACCTGGGACACCCCTACAGCATGATCTTCACAAACCACATAAATATGTACACCACctcgatgaaatgaaatatCTTCTGCTCAGAGCCATAAAGGAGAGATTCTACCACCCACACCCAGTGGGGCCAGCATCAGTGTCCTACTTGCTACCATACAGGGAGTACCTGTACATATAGAACATCATGAGCGCCAA is from Planococcus citri chromosome 1, ihPlaCitr1.1, whole genome shotgun sequence and encodes:
- the LOC135849775 gene encoding putative fatty acyl-CoA reductase CG5065, whose translation is MNANTTNRKYGDINRNTSWKYCSNNNNNNINNNNNNLSTVNNNTLLSANEQSEIIRFYDEGKVLITGSTGFIGKALTEKLLRTCVTVSTIYLLIRPKKGQSCEERCNDLLQNPVFDRIRAEECSEKILSKVVCIAGDVTEPDLGMSEENKNKLLEEVTIVFHSAATVKFNESLDTAVTLNTLGTQRVLLFCKQMKNLKALIHVSTAYSNADKEEISETVYPIPVNIFGEIKPNEMLSEELLKKIGRKLQRKHPNTYTVTKAMAEWVVAEYSDDIAAAIVRPSIVTAAWREPFEGWVDNVSGITGIMMEIGRGTIRSIICDQRLVVDVIPVDFVINTLIAAAWHTATFRTNAIKVYNCTSGTLNPLSWEELGALTQRHSLSVPSKYIQWYPGFAFRTNRFIHLLSEMMFHFFPAFLLDTVLRLSGSKPMMLKIYNRFKLAAKTGEFFALHQWNFANGNVQILQQEMLSVVDQDIFNVDISTLNWDVYIKNYMLGIRKYVLKDPVETIPSAKKKLQRLYWAHKVLQVMTGIVLLKLLRN